One stretch of Cyanobacteria bacterium GSL.Bin1 DNA includes these proteins:
- the ctaD gene encoding cytochrome c oxidase subunit I: MTTPVANPQSEHLEEKRTWTDYFTFNTDHKVIGIQYLVTSFIFYLIGGALAAAVRTELATPESDFVSPEVYNQLFTVHGTVMIFLWIVPAGAGFANYLIPLMIGAKDMAFPRLNAVAFWMIPPGGLLLMASFFVGAPQAGWTSYPPLSLMTGKAGEEIWILSILILGTSSILGAINFLATILKMRMPEMGFFDLPLFCWSMLATGAMILVSTPVLAAALILLSFDLIVGTSFFNPTGGGDPIVYQHMFWFYSHPAVYIMILPFFGVISEVLPVHSRKPIFGYRAIAFSSLAISFLGLIVWAHHMFSSGTPGWLRMFFMATTMIIAVPTGIKVFGWCATIWGGKIRLNSAMLFGMGFVSSFLIGGLSGVMIASVPFDIHVHDTYFIVAHLHYVLFGGSVLGLFSAVYHWFPKMTGKYLNETWGKIHFGLTFIGLNLTFLPMHQLGLQGMNRRIAIYDPEYQLLNMVCTAGSYLLAVSTFPFLANLIWSVFKGKEAGANPWKALTLEWQTTSPPLIENFEEEPVLWSGPYDYGIDISEEDDQSVEELLSEVKADMS, translated from the coding sequence ATGACAACGCCAGTAGCAAATCCTCAAAGCGAACATCTTGAGGAAAAACGAACTTGGACCGATTACTTTACGTTTAATACGGACCATAAGGTGATTGGAATTCAATATCTTGTCACCTCTTTTATCTTTTACCTGATTGGTGGCGCACTCGCTGCTGCTGTACGCACAGAGTTAGCAACACCAGAATCAGATTTTGTCAGTCCAGAAGTCTATAATCAACTCTTTACCGTTCATGGCACAGTTATGATTTTTCTCTGGATTGTGCCTGCCGGGGCAGGGTTTGCCAACTATTTAATCCCTTTGATGATTGGGGCAAAAGATATGGCATTTCCGCGCTTGAACGCGGTGGCGTTTTGGATGATTCCCCCGGGAGGCTTGTTACTCATGGCAAGTTTCTTTGTGGGGGCACCGCAAGCGGGCTGGACATCTTATCCGCCTCTGAGTTTAATGACGGGGAAAGCAGGAGAGGAAATCTGGATTCTCAGTATTTTGATCTTGGGAACCTCGTCGATTTTGGGAGCGATCAACTTCTTGGCAACTATCCTCAAAATGCGGATGCCAGAGATGGGGTTTTTTGATTTACCCCTCTTTTGTTGGTCCATGTTGGCAACGGGGGCAATGATTTTGGTGAGTACCCCGGTATTAGCCGCAGCACTGATTCTCCTATCATTTGATTTGATTGTTGGCACTAGCTTCTTTAATCCCACGGGTGGGGGTGATCCAATTGTGTATCAGCACATGTTCTGGTTTTACTCGCACCCGGCAGTTTATATTATGATTTTGCCCTTTTTTGGGGTAATTTCAGAAGTTTTGCCGGTTCATTCCCGCAAACCAATTTTCGGCTATCGCGCGATCGCGTTTTCCAGTCTTGCCATTAGCTTTCTCGGTTTAATTGTCTGGGCGCACCATATGTTCAGTAGTGGCACACCCGGCTGGTTACGGATGTTCTTTATGGCAACAACCATGATTATCGCCGTGCCCACCGGCATTAAAGTCTTTGGCTGGTGTGCTACGATTTGGGGCGGAAAAATTCGTCTCAACAGTGCGATGTTGTTTGGCATGGGCTTTGTTTCTTCCTTCCTAATTGGGGGATTAAGTGGTGTCATGATAGCCTCAGTACCCTTTGATATCCACGTCCACGACACCTATTTCATCGTTGCCCACCTACACTATGTTCTTTTCGGCGGCAGTGTGCTTGGGTTGTTCTCAGCCGTGTATCACTGGTTCCCCAAAATGACCGGGAAATATCTCAACGAAACTTGGGGCAAAATCCATTTTGGACTCACCTTTATTGGTTTGAACCTCACCTTTCTACCCATGCACCAACTGGGCTTACAAGGGATGAACCGACGCATTGCCATTTATGATCCCGAGTATCAACTATTGAATATGGTTTGTACCGCAGGGTCATATCTCTTAGCTGTTTCTACCTTTCCTTTCTTGGCAAACTTAATTTGGTCAGTATTCAAAGGAAAAGAAGCTGGGGCAAATCCTTGGAAGGCTTTAACCTTAGAATGGCAAACGACTTCGCCGCCACTGATTGAAAACTTTGAGGAAGAACCGGTTTTATGGTCAGGTCCCTATGATTATGGCATTGATATCTCAGAAGAAGACGATCAGTCGGTAGAAGAATTGTTGTCTGAAGTGAAAGCCGACATGAGTTAA
- a CDS encoding cytochrome C oxidase subunit II yields MTTANKIKIASIAILIAIISLWYGQNHGLLPVAASPEAEAVDGIFQLMMTVATALFLLIEGVLIYSVIRFRQKPGDDSDGPPTEGNVSLEIVWTAIPTVIVLIISIYSFEVYNSMGGLNPEASRDPGPQQVAADNSSSQGLQGLIASASNYLALGLGESPGNQAKNLTPLSVDVNAIQYAFLFTYPDSGIVSGELHVPVGQPVKLNIEAGDVIHAFWVPQLRLKQDAVPGRETKISFTPERTGEYPIICAELCGPYHGAMKTQLIIESREEYQAWIQEQQVAQSQPLDDTVAVGTIDPLLAPYAEKIGVNEETLEALPAHHKH; encoded by the coding sequence GTGACTACTGCTAACAAAATTAAAATTGCCTCAATTGCCATCTTAATCGCCATTATTAGCCTTTGGTATGGTCAAAATCATGGTCTACTTCCCGTTGCTGCTTCCCCCGAAGCGGAAGCAGTCGATGGGATTTTTCAATTGATGATGACCGTTGCCACTGCTTTGTTTTTACTGATCGAAGGTGTATTGATTTATTCAGTAATTCGCTTTCGACAAAAGCCTGGCGATGACAGTGATGGTCCACCAACAGAAGGGAATGTCTCCTTGGAAATTGTCTGGACAGCGATTCCTACTGTCATTGTCTTGATTATTTCGATTTACAGTTTTGAAGTTTATAATTCCATGGGAGGGCTCAATCCCGAAGCTTCTAGAGATCCAGGCCCCCAACAAGTTGCTGCAGATAACTCCTCTAGCCAGGGGTTACAAGGATTAATTGCCTCAGCATCCAACTACCTTGCCCTTGGTTTAGGGGAATCACCGGGTAATCAAGCCAAAAATCTGACGCCCTTATCAGTAGATGTGAATGCAATTCAGTATGCCTTTTTGTTTACTTACCCTGATAGCGGCATTGTCTCTGGAGAATTGCATGTTCCAGTCGGGCAACCCGTTAAACTCAACATTGAAGCAGGGGATGTGATTCATGCCTTTTGGGTGCCCCAACTTCGCCTGAAACAAGATGCTGTTCCGGGTCGGGAAACTAAAATTAGTTTTACTCCTGAACGGACCGGTGAATATCCCATTATTTGCGCAGAACTGTGTGGTCCTTATCATGGCGCAATGAAAACCCAGTTAATTATTGAAAGTCGAGAAGAGTATCAAGCTTGGATTCAAGAACAACAAGTGGCTCAAAGTCAACCGCTAGACGATACAGTTGCAGTCGGTACCATCGATCCACTACTTGCCCCTTACGCGGAAAAAATTGGGGTGAATGAGGAAACACTAGAGGCATTGCCTGCCCACCACAAGCATTAA
- a CDS encoding heme A synthase, whose amino-acid sequence MTESAIYPKVNSSSAKVSAQQRVRRLIWKIAGATFILMAIGSATRVMDAGLACPDWPLCYGQVVPSQQMNLQVFLEWFHRLDAALIGLTTMGLVGLSIWFRRELPRWLPWASLLALVLVVVQGLLGGLTVTELLRFDIVTAHLGTALLFFCLLIGMGSALLPYQGTTTAKKLPWFGGVAVGLVYLQSLLGGLIASRWAVHQCYTGFELCSVMNTHLVGVLPASLATLAVVIFSWRTPALHPMLRQLANLSGIFLLLQILVGFATFHLHLQVEPLTVTHQAVGAALLGGLVAYTVLAVRDCATPSSAV is encoded by the coding sequence ATGACAGAATCAGCGATTTACCCAAAAGTTAATTCTTCTTCAGCCAAAGTTTCAGCTCAGCAACGGGTCAGACGGTTGATTTGGAAAATTGCTGGGGCAACCTTTATTTTAATGGCAATTGGGAGTGCCACTCGCGTTATGGATGCGGGTTTGGCTTGTCCGGATTGGCCCCTGTGCTACGGTCAGGTGGTGCCCTCACAACAAATGAATTTACAAGTTTTTTTGGAATGGTTTCACCGTCTTGATGCTGCCCTGATTGGGCTGACAACAATGGGGTTGGTTGGTTTATCGATTTGGTTTCGCCGAGAATTACCCCGTTGGCTACCTTGGGCATCTCTATTGGCATTAGTTTTAGTAGTTGTTCAAGGATTACTCGGTGGGCTGACAGTAACTGAGTTATTGCGCTTTGATATTGTCACCGCCCATTTAGGAACCGCTTTGCTATTTTTCTGTTTGTTGATTGGCATGGGAAGCGCTTTGCTGCCTTATCAAGGAACAACGACGGCGAAGAAACTTCCTTGGTTCGGTGGTGTCGCCGTTGGCTTGGTCTATTTACAAAGTTTGCTGGGGGGATTAATTGCCTCCCGCTGGGCAGTCCATCAATGTTATACCGGCTTTGAACTGTGTTCAGTGATGAATACCCATCTAGTTGGTGTACTTCCGGCAAGTTTAGCAACACTGGCAGTGGTGATTTTTTCCTGGCGAACGCCAGCCCTCCATCCGATGCTACGGCAATTAGCAAATCTTTCTGGTATATTTTTGCTGCTTCAAATTTTAGTGGGGTTTGCGACCTTCCATCTCCATTTACAAGTGGAACCCCTCACCGTAACGCATCAAGCGGTGGGTGCAGCTTTATTAGGGGGATTAGTTGCTTATACTGTATTAGCCGTGCGTGATTGCGCCACTCCCTCCTCAGCAGTCTAA
- a CDS encoding protoheme IX farnesyltransferase, translated as MTGTSLSPRNETFLQVIQSYYQLTKPRIIPLLLITTAAAMWLAGKGQVDPFNVFITLVGGTLAAASAQTLNCIYDKDIDYEMQRTRKRPIPSGRVQPQHALLFAIALAILSFSLMAWYVNVLSALLALSGIFVYMLVYTHWLKRHSTQNIVIGGAAGAIPALVGWAAVTGELSWTAWFLFAIVFFWTPPHFWALAMMICDDYAEVNVPMLPVVKGAKNTAEQVFAYTIFVVPFTFGLIYPLGESGLIYALFAGILGVTFIIKTWELRKTPEDKMKARSVFKYSILYMMLLCTGIVIDSLPLTHNMLSLVTDTIAQF; from the coding sequence ATGACAGGGACTAGTCTTTCTCCCCGTAACGAAACGTTTTTACAAGTGATTCAGAGTTATTATCAACTCACCAAACCGCGTATTATTCCCCTATTACTGATTACAACTGCAGCCGCGATGTGGTTAGCGGGAAAAGGACAAGTTGACCCTTTCAATGTCTTCATTACTCTCGTTGGTGGAACCTTAGCAGCCGCTTCTGCCCAAACGCTCAATTGTATCTACGATAAAGATATTGATTATGAGATGCAGCGCACTCGGAAACGCCCTATTCCTTCGGGGCGCGTACAACCGCAACACGCTTTGTTATTTGCCATTGCTTTAGCGATCCTTTCCTTTAGCCTCATGGCTTGGTATGTCAATGTCCTGAGTGCGTTACTCGCCCTTTCTGGAATTTTCGTTTATATGCTGGTTTATACCCACTGGTTGAAACGTCACAGCACCCAGAATATTGTTATTGGCGGTGCGGCTGGGGCAATTCCAGCGCTAGTCGGCTGGGCTGCGGTGACTGGTGAGTTAAGCTGGACGGCGTGGTTTTTATTTGCCATTGTCTTTTTTTGGACACCCCCTCATTTTTGGGCGTTAGCAATGATGATCTGTGATGATTATGCAGAAGTCAATGTCCCCATGTTACCAGTGGTGAAAGGGGCAAAAAATACCGCAGAACAAGTGTTTGCTTACACCATTTTTGTCGTTCCTTTTACATTTGGCTTGATTTATCCCCTTGGTGAGTCTGGACTGATTTATGCTCTATTTGCAGGGATTCTCGGGGTAACATTTATTATCAAAACTTGGGAGTTACGAAAAACCCCAGAGGATAAAATGAAAGCGCGATCGGTGTTTAAGTATTCGATTCTCTACATGATGTTGTTATGTACCGGAATTGTTATCGATAGTTTACCCTTGACCCACAACATGCTCAGTTTAGTAACTGATACGATTGCTCAATTCTAA
- a CDS encoding heme-copper oxidase subunit III — protein MQSSTVNQSQDLNDAESQSTAHEEHPDHRMFGVVLFLVAESMIFLGLFGAYLIYSSVIPEWPPAGTPELEMLLPGVNSIILISSSFVMHRGQSAIKKNDVSGLQFWFGLTAAMGAIFLAGQLYEYSHLEFGLTTNLFTSCFFVLTGFHGLHVTVGLLLILFVLQRSTRQNHYTSEEHFGVEASELYWHFVDVVWVILFGLVYLL, from the coding sequence ATGCAAAGTTCAACGGTTAATCAGTCCCAAGATCTTAACGATGCAGAAAGTCAAAGCACTGCCCATGAGGAACATCCCGATCATCGGATGTTTGGTGTTGTCCTGTTTCTTGTAGCAGAGAGTATGATCTTTCTCGGACTATTTGGGGCTTACCTGATTTATTCTTCAGTAATTCCAGAATGGCCTCCTGCTGGAACCCCAGAATTAGAAATGCTTCTTCCCGGAGTCAACTCAATTATTCTGATTTCGAGTAGTTTTGTGATGCACCGGGGACAAAGCGCGATCAAGAAAAACGATGTTTCTGGGTTACAGTTTTGGTTTGGCTTAACCGCAGCGATGGGGGCGATTTTCCTCGCAGGGCAACTTTATGAGTACAGTCATCTCGAATTTGGTTTAACCACCAATCTGTTTACTAGCTGCTTTTTTGTTCTCACGGGGTTTCACGGCTTACACGTCACCGTTGGCTTATTGCTGATTTTATTTGTCTTGCAGCGATCCACCCGTCAAAATCACTATACTAGTGAAGAACATTTTGGTGTAGAAGCTTCAGAACTGTACTGGCACTTTGTTGATGTGGTTTGGGTAATTTTGTTTGGTTTAGTGTACCTGTTGTAG